The proteins below come from a single Pleuronectes platessa chromosome 1, fPlePla1.1, whole genome shotgun sequence genomic window:
- the LOC128438047 gene encoding transcriptional repressor CTCF encodes MEGEVVSMEAADGKVLTEDGEDLIHEASLATQGEVTGNMEMMVMEGLDPTLLQMKTEVLEGGSTVTVTGGDEGQIITLQVVNMEEQAGAALSLGQLQLVQVPVTATSVEGLQATYVDASSAHKDSEPVICHTLPLPEGFQVVKVGANGEVETVEHEELQAAHGSLQEATGEDVDEGEVAEMEPPMAQEEPEWTKDPDYQPISSIRRGKKGKKSRLRYAEGDRDMDVSVYDFEEDQQEGQLSEVNAEKVVGNMKPPKPTKIKKKGVKKTFQCELCSYTCPRRSNLDRHMKSHTDERPHKCHLCGRAFRTVTLLRNHLNTHTGTRPHKCQDCDMAFVTSGELVRHRRYKHTHEKPFKCSMCDYCSVEVSKLKRHIRSHTGERPFQCSLCSYASRDTYKLKRHMRTHSGEKPYECYICHARFTQSGTMKMHILQKHTENVAKFHCPHCDTVIARKSDLGVHLRKQHSFIETGKKCRYCDAVFHERYALIQHQKSHKNEKRFKCDKCDYCCRQERHMIMHKRTHTGEKPFACSQCEKTFRQKQLLDMHFKRYHDPNFIPTAFVCEKCNKTFTRRNTMLRHADSCTGESAGEENGTPTPKKGRRGRKRKMQARADDDDDDDEDEEEEDADEDTEGDLDEAEEEEELLAEIEMEQAPPVVPIPAPVEPPVKRKRGRPPKNKINTAAIIRVEDEATGEVDDIIVKKEVGVEQEDVTDDGVEQVVVGEGKSTIDMEELSHEEGTAEVVQLSGAPPNGDLTPEMILSMMDR; translated from the exons ATGGAGGGTGAGGTTGTCTCCATGGAGGCTGCAGATGGAAAGGTCCTGACAGAAGACGGGGAGGACTTGATACATGAGGCATCTCTAGCTACACAGGGGGAGGTGACTGGTAACAtggagatgatggtgatggagggTCTCGATCCCACTCTGCTCCAAATGAAGACTGAGGTGTTAGAAGGAGGCAGCACAGTGACTGTTACTGGTGGAGACGAGGGTCAGATCATCACGCTCCAG GTGGTGAATATGGAGGAGCAGGCGGGTGCAGCATTAAGCCTTGGTCAGCTTCAACTGGTTCAAGTACCAGTTACAGCAACTTCTGTAGAGGGGCTCCAAGCCACGTATGTCGATGCATCATCTGCTCACAAGGATTCAGAGCCAGTAATCTGTCACACTCTTCCCCTGCCTGAAGGCTTCCAG GTGGTTAAAGTGGGTGCCAATGGTGAAGTGGAGACCGTAGAGCACGAGGAGCTTCAGGCAGCCCACGGGTCCCTTCAGGAGGCAACGGGAGAAGATGTGGACGAGGGAGAAGTAGCAGAAATGGAACCACCTATGGCCCAGGAAGAACCAGAATGGACAAAGGACCCAGACTATCAGCCCATTAGCTCTATccggagaggaaagaaaggaaagaagagcCGTCTACGCTATGCAGAGGGCGATCGGGATATGGATGTTTCTGTGTATGACTTTGAGGAGGATCAGCAGGAAGGGCAGCTGTCAGAAGTGAATGCTGAGAAGGTTGTGGGCAACATGAAGCCACCAAAGCCCACCAAGATCAAGAAAAAAG gtgtgaAGAAGACTTTCCAGTGTGAACTGTGTAGCTACACCTGTCCAAGACGCTCCAACCTGGACAGACACATGAAGAGCCACACAGATGAGAGACCACATAAATGTCACTTGTGTGGAAGAGCTTTCAGAACAGTCACCCTGCTGAGGAACCACctcaatacacacacag GCACTCGGCCACATAAATGCCAAGATTGTGACATGGCGTTTGTGACCAGCGGTGAGCTGGTGCGTCATCGTCGCTACAAACACACGCACGAGAAACCCTTCAAGTGCTCCATGTGTGACTATTGCAGTGTGGAG GTGAGCAAGTTGAAAAGACACATCCGTTCTCATACTGGGGAGCGTCCCTTCCAGTGCAGCCTGTGCAGCTACGCCAGCAGAGATACTTACAAGCTGAAGAGACACATGAGGACACATTCGG GTGAGAAGCCATACGAATGCTACATCTGCCATGCCCGTTTCACACAGAGCGGCACCATGAAGATGCACATTCTGCAGAAGCACACAGAGAATGTGGCAAAGTTCCACTGCCCACACTGTGATACTGTCATCGCACGCAAGAGTGACCTTG GTGTTCATTTGCGCAAGCAGCACTCTTTTATTGAGACGGGAAAGAAATGCCGTTACTGTGACGCTGTATTTCATGAGCGCTACGCTCTCATCCAACACCAGAAGTCCCACAAGAATGAGAAACGTTTCAAGTGTGACAAGTGTGACTACTGCTGCAGACAG GAACGCCACATGATAAtgcacaagcgcacacacacaggggagaagCCGTTTGCCTGCAGCCAGTGTGAGAAAACATTCCGGCAGAAACAGCTCCTGGACATGCACTTCAAGCGCTACCACGATCCCAACTTCATCCCCACTGCCTTTGTCTGCGAGAAGTGCAACAAGACATTTACACGCAGG AACACGATGCTGCGTCATGCTGACAGCTGCACGGGTGAGAGTGCTGGAGAAGAAAATGGAACCCCTACACCCAAAAAGGGTCGTCgtggcaggaagaggaagatgcagGCCAgggcagatgatgatgatgatgatgatgaagatgaggaggaggaggatgctgaTGAGGACACAG AGGGGGACTTGgatgaagcagaggaagaagaagagctgcTAGCTGAAATCGAGATGGAACAGGCTCCACCAGTCGTCCCCATCCCAGCTCCCGTGGAGCCACCAGTCAAGAGGAAGCGCGGGCGGCCCCCGAAGAACAAGATAAACA CGGCTGCCATCATTCGTGTTGAGGACGAGGCCACTGGAGAGGTTGATGACATCATAGTGAAGAAGGAGGTCGGAGTTGAACAGGAGGACGTCACCGATGATGGTGTAGAGCAGGTGGTGGTCGGTGAAGGGAAGTCGACCATTGACATGGAGGAGTTGTCCCATGAAGAGGGGACAGCTGAAGTGGTGCAGCTGTCCGGGGCCCCGCCCAACGGAGATCTGACCCCTGAGATGATCCTCAGcatgatggaccggtga